A genomic stretch from Sander vitreus isolate 19-12246 chromosome 17, sanVit1, whole genome shotgun sequence includes:
- the LOC144532825 gene encoding autophagy-related protein 16-1, with protein sequence MGSWKNHARARLQLRDQTEKLPFVGVFTSLSQLEERFEIRKQILDDVHSKSLERGGLEVGKNTRLLQLQLRESEHLKEKLSQTVSDLTTVLYLKEAELQYWQSRVSHYHQEALTLAKGSNTLKATLSEFEFTIECQSKELAALRTEQKGLNEALAQAWREKEELVQRWMEEKRGDADRLNKYNDTQERWQRLANQLKKHLHREMRKQYVPIVTSSRSNETEAPTSVILRINNTTDMHQGQSDHNHVSAVAKV encoded by the exons aTGGGAAGCTGGAAAAATCACGCGCGAGCTCGACTACAACTCAGAGACCAAACTGAGAAACTCCCATTCGTTGGCGTCTTCACAAGCT tGTCTCAGCTGGAGGAACGTTTTGAAATTCGCAAACAAATTTTGGATGATGTTCACTCTAAGAG tttagAACGAGGTGGACTTGAAGTTGGGAAAAACACCAGACTTCTTCaactccaactgagagagagtgAACACCTGAAAGAAAAG CTGTCTCAGACTGTCTCCGACCTGACCACCGTTCTGTATCTGAAAGAGGCTGAACTGCAGTACTGGCAGTCACG TGTGTCCCACTACCATCAAGAGGCACTTACTCTGGCTAAAGGGAGTAACACCCTGAAGGCGACCCTTTCAGAATTTGAGTTCACCATAGAGTGTCAATCCAAAGAGTTGGCAGCCCTTCGTACAGAGCAGAAAGGACTAAATGAGGCGTTGGCACAGgcctggagagagaaagaagaactTGTGCAACGATGGATGGAGGAGAAGAGGGGGGATGCAGACAGGTTAAATAAGTACAACGACACACAGGAAAG ATGGCAACGTTTGGCAAATCAGCTAAAGAAGCACCTCCATAGGGAGATGAGAAAACAGTATGTTCCCATAGTGACGAGCTCTCGGAGTAATGAAACAGAAGCGCCTACATCAGTCATTCTGA GGATCAATAATACAACAGATATGCACCAGGGACAATCAGACCACAACCATGTCTCAGCGGTGGCAAAAGTCTAA
- the tex36 gene encoding testis-expressed protein 36, producing MVKGGKRYSSMSNDGKWFAHPVSAENETRSREVCTSTGIMLTQVKSSLPQASNLERYPKWKTQQKSREYPFSDHDNKHALKDNISVFTRGVGRRKCLDDHRQHNSHFCLCQDGAYSSPEETGGNITVQQTDLTVKQAVNVPTSTRRFPRNHKQKSAEAALAQAGEQVMWFGRHDSDLSQTLQVLTATNCSAQSKP from the exons ATGGTAAAAGGTGGAAAGCGATATTCTTCAATGAGCAATGATGGCAAATGG TTTGCTCATCCAGTTTCAGCAGAAAATGAAACAAGGAGTCGTGAGGTTTGTACAAGCACTGGGATCATGCTGACTCAGGTTAAATCATCGTTGCCTCAGGCTTCGAACTTGGAGCGCTATCCTAAATGGAAAACTCAGCAG AAATCCAGAGAATATCCATTCTCAGACCACGACAACAAGCATGCCTTAAAAGACAACATATCTGTCTTCACTCGT GGTGTAGGACGCAGAAAGTGTCTTGATGATCACAGACAGCACAACTCCCATTTCTGCCTGTGCCAAGATGGAGCTTACAGCAGCCCTGAAGAGACCGGGGGGAACATCACGGTCCAACAGACTGACTTGACGGTGAAGCAGGCAGTAAATGTTCCAACCAGCACCAGGCGGTTTCCCCGCAACCACAAGCAGAAGTCGGCAGAGGCAGCTTTGGCGCAGGCAGGGGAGCAAGTCATGTGGTTCGGACGACACGACTCCGACCTCTCACAGACCCTGCAAGTGCTGACAGCTACTAACTGCTCAGCACAATCCAAGCCCtaa